From the genome of Cytophagales bacterium WSM2-2:
TGTTACTAGTTGGAAGCGGGTCGAGGGAAGTATTGCCTGGTTCGTATTCCTCTGTGAGTGAGAAAAAATTTCCGGAGAGATAAAAAGATCTTCCATGTGTCGGGTATTGCTTCCGATTGAGCGTGTTGTATTGAATTCCAAATCCGACTCTGGCTCCGGACAATTTTAATTGATCCAGTGTGTCCGTTGATACCAATACATTATTTCCGATAAACTGATCATTGTTCACAAAATAAGCTCCGTGAATGTATGCCTTAACTTGCCTGGCCACGGGAACGCCCAACGACAATCCATACCTACGGTCAACGCGTGTGAGGACTGTGGGTGAATATTTCCTTGCGAGGATATCATTGCCCTGAAAATAATCCCAGCTGTTCAGGGTTACTTCAGGTTCAAGATAAAACCTGCCGAAGAACGGAAAGTCAAATCGCATTTTTGCCTGAATTGACTTGTAAAAATCTCCCGTTGCAAAGTTGAGCTGACCATGTAACAGAACCTGATGGAATGTATAGTAATTGACTCCAAGGTAAATGTTACTGATGTTGCGGGTGGCTATGACTCCACCGAAATCCACCTGGAAATTGTTGGGCTGTCTCCTGGCTAATCTGAAACTGTAATCTTTTGTAGAAGGATTGAATTTAAAACTTGGATAAACGTTATTGAAATATTCTTCTGAGACCAATTGAAAATATCCTTTCTCCACATCACGAAAGTATAGGGGTCTTTTTCCGTTTTTAAAAAAGCGATTGAGATACTTTTGCTGGCCGGTATCAAATCCATCGAATGTAATTTCATTCACCTTGATGGGAACAGACTTATTGTTGAATTTATTTCTTGCAATAGCAACCTCCTCACAAGTTTTTCTTGTCGAAATCTTGGCTTTAATATCTTTCATTTGCCTCATAGTCTGATTGTATCCGCTATCAATCATGGCCTTAGCTTTAGCAAAATCAAATGCAGTAAAATTTTTAAGATCGGGCTGAATGTAAACTCCGCTCTTGGGGATTTTAGTTGGGTCAGACTTGTCCAACAACATGTATAGCAATGACCTCGAAATCAGCTTTTCATCTTCGTTGTAAGGGTATTGATCGTACACTTTTGAGGACACATTACTTCCGATGATCACATCCGGTTTAAAATTGCGTTGCAGTACATCGACAGGAAAATTGTTATACACGCCTCCGTCAAAAAGATATTTTCCGTTGACGCGAATTGGATTGAAAAAAAAGGGAGCTGTTTGCGTTGCCCGCATTGCATCACTTAAAATTCCATCCTTCAGCTCGACTTGTGTTTGTGTAAAAATATCGGCTGCCATTATTCTCAAAGGGACAAACAGGCTGTCGAAATTATTTTTTGAAACAGAAGTGGGTTGCGAAACCGTTTGTGCCAGCGCAAAATTCAACGCAAGATCATTGGCGATGCTGGTATTAAAAAAAACATTGAAGGTAGAGTCGAGTGAAAGGTTCAGTTTCAAAAAAGCGGGCTCATCATCTTTGCGGTAGTAGAAGTATTTGTGTTTTTCATCAATACGTCCGTTCACCCAATCCAAAAATGGTTTGGAAGTCATGATGTATTCGATCTGAGAAGGGCTCATTCCTGCTGCATAACATCCGCCCACAATTCCGCCCATGGAAGTGCCTACGATGTAGTCAATGGGAATTTCATTTTCCTCGAGTGCTTTGAGCACTCCGATGTGCGCGATGCCTTTGGCAGCACCTCCGCTAAGAACCACACCTATTTTTTGTTGCGCGCGACCAGTGATAGAAAAGAATAACAGTAATGCAACAACACCAGCCTTCACTTTTCCAAATGACATATGCGAACCAAGAAAGTATCGTAAATAACGCGCTTATCTGTCAGATAGAAAAGTCGCCTATTGAGCGCTCGCAACAGAGGGCTCATTCTCGAATGAGATGGCCTGAAGTTTCAATGTGGTTAATACCATTACGTCATCAAATTCCTTCCAGCGTTTTTTGTCCAGCGGTTTTGATGGAGGAAGATCAATTCGCAATGCATCGACTTGAGCTCCGTTTCGCCACAGACGATAGCACAGATGTGGACCGGTTGAAAGGCCTGTTGTTCCTACGTAACCAATTGTTTGCCCCATCTTTACCCTCGTGCCGGCACGAACACCCGTGGCAAACCTCGACATATGCAGATAAGCTGTTGAGTAGGTCCCATTGTGACGGATTTTTACGTAGTAGCCATTGTTCGCACCGTATTGGGCTTCCTGTATGATCCCATCCCCAACCGAACGAATAGGTGTGCCCACCATGGCTGCAAAATCGATTCCCAAATGCGGAGTATAAACTTTCGTAATCGGGTGAAATCTACGGAATGAATAGCCTGAGGTAATGCGAGAAAATTCAATTGGATATCTTAATAAAGCTTTGCGCAAGCTTTTCCCTTCTTCATCGAAATAGTCAGTGCCTTCACCCTGATCAAATGGAAATGCGTAATAGCCCCTGCCCAGGTGTTCAAAATAAACTCCTAAAATTTTACCGATGCTATAAGGCTGGCCCTCCACCGAGTTCTCTTCATAAATAACTTTATAACGATCGCCTTTCTGTAGGTGTTGAAAGTCTACCTGCCATCCAAATACGTCAACAAATCGATTGGTCAACTCACGAGAGATATTTCTCGATTCAATACTTTCATAGAGTGAAGTTGTAATAACACCCGCCAGCGTTTTTTCTTCCGTTTTAATTTCCCGCTCATGATTCTCAACAACCAATGAATCCTGCAGGCGGAAAACAACATACTCTACCGGGTTTGGTTCGTACACTAGCGCCACTGCTGTTTTAAGTGAATCCCCCTGATGGATCAGCGCATATTTCTTTGAAGAGGTGATCTTTCGGAAATCAAATACATCACGCGGAAGCAGTGTGAGTTGATGCATCACTTCAGGCTTCACAAAACTCCCCTCGAGTAAATCAATGAAGCGTTGGTTTCGCTTAACGGTGTTCTCTTTTACCTCGAGTCCATTAATTTGAATTCCGTATTTGAAGACTGCTTTTTCAACAGAGGCCTGTAGTAGCGTAGAATCGACTACTGGCTTATCCTCAACTGATTTTGGAAAGAGCTTGAAAAAAAAGGAGAGAGTAAGAGCTACAGCGATCAACAAAAATGCTGATCCCGAGATTAGATAGATTTTCTTGCGCGAAGCCAACGTGGTTTGTAAATCAAAAGCTTAAAAACTCCGCAAGTTAGCAAATTCAATTGTAAAGCGACTTATACTTCTGTTTTCCTTCTTCTAAGAATTTCACAAAGTGGTCTACGTTTAAATCATACGGTTTGGGGGATACCAAAACGCGCTCATCTTGCCCCACGAGAACGTAAAAAGGTTGCGCGTTATTGTTGAGGTTTGCAATCTGAAGATCTGCATTTTGTTTGCCGATTGTCTTCTTTATTTTTTTATCATATTTCGAAGTGTACCATTCCGTCTCAGGCAATTCAGTTTTGTCATCTACGTAAAGCGCAACAACTACATAATCCTCTTTTAATCTTTTCAACACTTGTGGATCACTCCACACGCGTGCTTCCATCTCGCGACAATTTGTGCAACCATGACCTGTAAAATCTATGAACAGCGGTTTATTTTGTTGTCTCGCGCAAGCCAATGCTTGTTTGTAGTCGAAGTAGCCATTAATTCCGTGAGGCAGGTGTAAAAATTCTGCGTACTTAGGCGCATCACAAATTTGATTGGGTGTATCTTTTCTATTCGCAGCTAATAAGTCAAAATCGTGTGTTGACATTGGAGGTAAATAACCAGCTAACGATTTGAGAGGTGCTCCCCACATTCCTGGCACGAGGTAAACAACAAATGAGAACACGATGATCGCCATTGACAGTCGTAATACGCTCACCGTTTTCTCTTCGGCATCTTTTCCCGTGTCGCCTGGCATGCGGAAAGCTTTCATCAAGTAGAGTCCAATCAAAACAGCAACCACTATCCATATCGCGAGGTTGACTTCACGATCAAGAATTCTCCAATGAAACGCCTGATCAGCAATGCTCAGGAATTTAAATGCAAGCGCAATCTCAACGAACCCTAAAACTACTTTCACTGTGTTGAGCCAACCTCCTGATTTAGGTAACGACTTCAACCAATTCGGAAAAAAAGCAAACGTGGTGAAAGGAATAGCAAAAGCGAGCGAGAATGCAAACATGCCCACGATCGGTTTTAAAAACTCTCCGCCTGCGGATGATACGAGAATACTTCCCACCAACGGACCCGTGCACGAAAATGAAACGAGTACAAGCGTAAACGCCATGAAAAATACTCCCGTCAGTCCGCCTTTATCAGCTTGCTGATCTACTTTATTCACGAATGAACTGGGCAACGTGATTTCAAATAATCCAAGGAATGACAATCCGAAAACGATAAATACAGAAAAGAAAATCAGGTTGGGCAGCCATTCTGTGGAGAGGTGGTTTGCCGTCTCGGGTCCCATTAATGGAGCGAGCAAAGCACCTATGATAGAGTAAATAATAATGATGGAGGCTCCGTACATCAATGCTTGAAATTTTGTGCCGCGACCGGTAAAAAAACTTACAGTCATCGGTATCATCGGGAAGACACAAGGTGTGAGAAGCGCTGCGAGTCCGGCTAAAAAGGCGAGTAGGAAAAACCCTGCAAAAGATTGTTGCCGAACATCACCCTGTACAAGGGTTGGGTCAATGCGCGGACCATCGACAGTTGTTGATAGCTGATAAGTTGGCGTTTGTTTTTTTTGTGAAGAGGAATCAATAGCTGATGGTTTTTCAACTGATGCTTGCTTCTCTTCAACTTTGGGTTTCGCTTGAGTTTTCCCAGCTGTGACCCTGATGTTGTCAAAAGTAAAATCTTCGTCACCAGGCACGCACTGCCCTGTAAGTTCAGTACACACCTGGTAGTCGAAACTACCGGAGATTTTTAGCGGTGAAGCAAGCACCTTTATTTTTTGCCTGAACTCCGCTTTCTCCTTGAAAATTTTAACGTTGCATTCGAATACTTTATCGTATTTCTCGATCGGGTTGATCGGTTCTATTTTACCAATGAGTTCAAAACTTTTGTCGGCTTGAAATGCAAACGAGATTTTGATTGGATCTTCACACTGAAATTCTGAAGAATACAAGTACCAGCTTTGATCAATGGTAGCTTTAAAAATCAGCGTGATTTCATCTCCGATTTTTGCTTCGCGTGAAGAAGCATCGGTAATCCATTTAGCTGGTTTTAATATTTGTCCGAAAGAAAAAGTTCCGACTGAAAGCAGAAAAAGACTTAAAAGAAATCGTGACCGCATGATTGAGATTTTATGAAGGTGCTAAAATAACGAAGTGAATCAGAAATAAGTTGACCGTATTTCCAATAAGGTCGGCCGTTTGACAAAAATTAACATTCAAGCCAATTCACGCAGGTATAGTTGAATTGTATTCTCCAATCCCAAATACAATGCATCGCAAACCAGTGCATGCCCAATGGATACCTCGTCCAGATTAGGAATAGAATTTTTTAAAAACTTAAGATTATGCAAATCGAGATCATGCCCTGCATTAATACCAAGGCCGATTTCATACGCAACCTTTCCGGCTTCTACATAAGGCTTGATTGCTTCTTCCTTGTTTGAATGAAAATGAGACGCATAAGGCTCTGTGTAAAACTCAATACGATCAGCGTCAATTTTTCTTGCGCACTCTACGGTCTTTACATCAGGGCTCACAAAAATGGAAACACGTACGCCCGTTTTTTTCAATTCACTGGTAATGTCCCG
Proteins encoded in this window:
- a CDS encoding patatin, translating into MSFGKVKAGVVALLLFFSITGRAQQKIGVVLSGGAAKGIAHIGVLKALEENEIPIDYIVGTSMGGIVGGCYAAGMSPSQIEYIMTSKPFLDWVNGRIDEKHKYFYYRKDDEPAFLKLNLSLDSTFNVFFNTSIANDLALNFALAQTVSQPTSVSKNNFDSLFVPLRIMAADIFTQTQVELKDGILSDAMRATQTAPFFFNPIRVNGKYLFDGGVYNNFPVDVLQRNFKPDVIIGSNVSSKVYDQYPYNEDEKLISRSLLYMLLDKSDPTKIPKSGVYIQPDLKNFTAFDFAKAKAMIDSGYNQTMRQMKDIKAKISTRKTCEEVAIARNKFNNKSVPIKVNEITFDGFDTGQQKYLNRFFKNGKRPLYFRDVEKGYFQLVSEEYFNNVYPSFKFNPSTKDYSFRLARRQPNNFQVDFGGVIATRNISNIYLGVNYYTFHQVLLHGQLNFATGDFYKSIQAKMRFDFPFFGRFYLEPEVTLNSWDYFQGNDILARKYSPTVLTRVDRRYGLSLGVPVARQVKAYIHGAYFVNNDQFIGNNVLVSTDTLDQLKLSGARVGFGIQYNTLNRKQYPTHGRSFYLSGNFFSLTEEYEPGNTSLDPLPTSNNRSWIQAKISLEQYFRKGFYSSGYLLEGVLSNQPTFSNYFATIINAPAFNPLQDSKTLLLQNFRAFNYVSGGLQNVFTLHNKLDLRLEAYAFKPLQAIGQDNNRHAKIEEEIQQIYFAGMAGLVLHSTVGPISLSVNYYDDKNRQLAVLLHVGFLLFNKTSME
- the pdxJ gene encoding pyridoxine 5'-phosphate synthase yields the protein MTRLSVNINKIATLRNARGGNNPNVIQVAIDCERFGAQGITVHPRPDERHIRFNDVIELKKVVTTEFNIEGYPDERFMKMINQVKPAQVTLVPDKPDAITSSAGWDTIKNEKFLRDITSELKKTGVRVSIFVSPDVKTVECARKIDADRIEFYTEPYASHFHSNKEEAIKPYVEAGKVAYEIGLGINAGHDLDLHNLKFLKNSIPNLDEVSIGHALVCDALYLGLENTIQLYLRELA
- a CDS encoding thiol:disulfide interchange protein — protein: MRSRFLLSLFLLSVGTFSFGQILKPAKWITDASSREAKIGDEITLIFKATIDQSWYLYSSEFQCEDPIKISFAFQADKSFELIGKIEPINPIEKYDKVFECNVKIFKEKAEFRQKIKVLASPLKISGSFDYQVCTELTGQCVPGDEDFTFDNIRVTAGKTQAKPKVEEKQASVEKPSAIDSSSQKKQTPTYQLSTTVDGPRIDPTLVQGDVRQQSFAGFFLLAFLAGLAALLTPCVFPMIPMTVSFFTGRGTKFQALMYGASIIIIYSIIGALLAPLMGPETANHLSTEWLPNLIFFSVFIVFGLSFLGLFEITLPSSFVNKVDQQADKGGLTGVFFMAFTLVLVSFSCTGPLVGSILVSSAGGEFLKPIVGMFAFSLAFAIPFTTFAFFPNWLKSLPKSGGWLNTVKVVLGFVEIALAFKFLSIADQAFHWRILDREVNLAIWIVVAVLIGLYLMKAFRMPGDTGKDAEEKTVSVLRLSMAIIVFSFVVYLVPGMWGAPLKSLAGYLPPMSTHDFDLLAANRKDTPNQICDAPKYAEFLHLPHGINGYFDYKQALACARQQNKPLFIDFTGHGCTNCREMEARVWSDPQVLKRLKEDYVVVALYVDDKTELPETEWYTSKYDKKIKKTIGKQNADLQIANLNNNAQPFYVLVGQDERVLVSPKPYDLNVDHFVKFLEEGKQKYKSLYN
- a CDS encoding peptidase M24 → MASRKKIYLISGSAFLLIAVALTLSFFFKLFPKSVEDKPVVDSTLLQASVEKAVFKYGIQINGLEVKENTVKRNQRFIDLLEGSFVKPEVMHQLTLLPRDVFDFRKITSSKKYALIHQGDSLKTAVALVYEPNPVEYVVFRLQDSLVVENHEREIKTEEKTLAGVITTSLYESIESRNISRELTNRFVDVFGWQVDFQHLQKGDRYKVIYEENSVEGQPYSIGKILGVYFEHLGRGYYAFPFDQGEGTDYFDEEGKSLRKALLRYPIEFSRITSGYSFRRFHPITKVYTPHLGIDFAAMVGTPIRSVGDGIIQEAQYGANNGYYVKIRHNGTYSTAYLHMSRFATGVRAGTRVKMGQTIGYVGTTGLSTGPHLCYRLWRNGAQVDALRIDLPPSKPLDKKRWKEFDDVMVLTTLKLQAISFENEPSVASAQ